One stretch of Cygnus atratus isolate AKBS03 ecotype Queensland, Australia chromosome 26, CAtr_DNAZoo_HiC_assembly, whole genome shotgun sequence DNA includes these proteins:
- the SCAMP4 gene encoding secretory carrier-associated membrane protein 4 has translation MAEKVNNFPPLPKFIPLKPCFYQNFADEIPIDYQALVKRIYHVWIFYCITLVVNIIACLAWWIGGGSGVNFGLAILWLILFSPCGYICWFRPAYKAFRSDSSFNFMAFFFVFGAQFVLTVLQAIGFSGWGACGWLAAITFFSTNVASAVFMLFPAIMFTMSAVTMLICILRVHKIYRGAGGSFQKAQDEWNSGAWRNPPSREAQYSNFSGNSLPEYPTVPNYPPGNQWP, from the exons ATGGCAG AAAAGGTGAATAACTTCCCACCGCTCCCCAAGTTTATCCCTCTGAAGCCATGTTTCTACCAGaattttgcagatgaaataCCCATCGATTACCAGGCCCTGGTGAAAAGAATCTACCACGTATGGATCT TTTACTGCATCACGCTAGTAGTGAACATAATTGCATGCCTGGCCTGGTGGATCGGAGGAGGCTCTGGGGTCAATTTTGGCTTGGCCATCCTCTGGCTTATTCTCTTCAGTCCCTGCGGCTACATCTGCTGGTTCCGACCGGCGTACAAAGCCTTTCG GTCGGACAGCTCGTTtaattttatggcttttttCTTCGTCTTCGGCGCACAGTTTGTTCTCACGGTCCTGCAGGCGATCGGTTTCTCTGGATGGGGAGCTTG CGGATGGTTGGCAGCAATTACTTTCTTTAGCACCAATGTTGCATCTGCTGTGTTCATGCTGTTTCCTGCCATTATGTTTACAATGTCAGCGGTCACAATGCTCATCTGCATTTTAAGG GTTCACAAGATCTACCGAGGGGCTGGTGGAAGCTTTCAGAAAGCTCAGGATGAGTGGAACAGCGGTGCATGGAGGAACCCCCCCAGCAGGGAGGCCCAGTACAGCAATTTTTCTGGGAACAGCCTGCCAGAGTATCCCACAGTGCCCAACTATCCCCCGGGAAACCAATGGCCTTAA